One stretch of Pradoshia sp. D12 DNA includes these proteins:
- a CDS encoding alpha-mannosidase: MERIERFIRYLADHQLLEAIPISDWRTKRAIYEEPIKYVLESESSPLVNNGDWLINSGTTMFLEKDVYIPEKWRKQQFGLNFLVGAKGRPTHHEGLVSIDGLPYQGIDRNRNYVPFNDKARGKEKINIKIELFNPVPQAVDELNHQNEPAEYDPPSLYLINGCLELPNPAIKSLLTTVTCYFETAKLLPEDDLIRGKIFEALNEVQYQVLFEKPESLRESLRIKEIEEKLIKHLAHLPGSIPGQMLMVGQSHIDLAWLWPMKEAVRKCSRTFSTMSTLLDENPNFTYAQSQPQAYAFVKEYYPDIYQRVKKHISDGRWEIVGGMWVEPDLNIPSGESLVRQLLYGMKFYKDEFGQQPRIEWLPDTFGYCASLPQLLKKAGLEYFMTTKMNWNDTNPFPYDLFHWEGIDGTRILSYLNHGLNEYTHPKEIDNHWRSYKQKQLYPKQMLLYGHGDGGGGVTQEMIDYINRSTSLPGLPAVVNSTAHEFFDGIQQEDPNLPTWVGDMYLELHRGTYTTHARNKKWNRKAEVLFREAEFWSTMAAYFANVGTAPSLEKGWKSLLLNQFHDIIPGSSIPEVYEKSEADYKEIFTAGEHVKNNALVVLEKQINTLGEGTPFLLFNSLSWARSETVRIIGGFELAGKKALNKDGDFLPSDIRQLKNGQLELSIYVSDIPQLGYKTIWLKDYDNPSIKVNEEVGSRWETEYYLVEWNEKGEMLRLYDKKAQREVLAPCALANQFQLFHDRPIVWDAWDIDPKFNDQPADSIVLLGKDIQKGETQDSIRFKWQLSNSIIEQEMILYHHSSRIDFHTKVNWQEQHKLLKVAFPVDILCQKATYEIPFGSVERANHTNTSWERAQFEVCGHRFADLSEAGYGVSLLNDCKYGYDVKHNTLRLSLLRASKWPDPTADLGNHEFTYSLLPHEGDWREAEVVKRGYELNHPIVCVNASSHSGNLPNSHSFIDLKSKHAILDTLKPSEDGKGIILRMYESSGGREEVQVTFVKSVFSADETNLLEEKQDAVPVQKNKLSSYLKPFEVKTILVTF; the protein is encoded by the coding sequence ATGGAAAGAATAGAACGATTCATTCGTTATCTAGCAGATCACCAACTTCTAGAAGCTATACCCATTTCCGATTGGCGTACGAAACGTGCGATATATGAGGAACCTATTAAGTATGTATTAGAATCTGAAAGTTCTCCTTTAGTTAATAATGGTGATTGGTTAATCAATTCAGGTACAACTATGTTTCTTGAAAAAGATGTATACATACCAGAAAAATGGAGAAAGCAACAATTTGGATTAAATTTTCTAGTTGGGGCAAAGGGACGACCAACTCATCATGAGGGTTTGGTTTCGATCGATGGCTTGCCCTATCAAGGGATTGATCGAAACAGAAATTATGTGCCATTTAATGATAAAGCAAGGGGAAAAGAAAAAATTAATATCAAAATAGAATTATTTAATCCTGTTCCTCAGGCAGTAGATGAATTAAATCATCAAAATGAACCTGCGGAATATGACCCGCCTTCTCTTTATCTGATAAATGGGTGCTTGGAATTGCCGAATCCAGCAATAAAAAGTCTTTTAACAACTGTTACATGTTACTTTGAGACTGCAAAATTGCTCCCTGAAGATGATTTAATAAGAGGAAAAATCTTCGAAGCTCTAAATGAAGTTCAGTATCAAGTTCTTTTTGAAAAACCTGAATCTTTACGTGAAAGTTTACGGATAAAAGAAATAGAAGAAAAGCTAATTAAACATCTGGCACATTTACCTGGTAGCATACCGGGACAGATGTTAATGGTCGGTCAATCCCATATTGATTTAGCTTGGTTATGGCCGATGAAGGAGGCTGTCCGAAAGTGCAGTCGTACTTTTTCGACGATGAGTACTTTACTAGATGAGAATCCGAACTTTACCTATGCTCAAAGTCAACCTCAAGCATACGCATTTGTAAAAGAATATTATCCTGACATCTATCAGAGGGTTAAAAAGCATATCTCCGATGGCCGCTGGGAAATTGTCGGTGGTATGTGGGTAGAGCCTGATTTAAATATACCTTCTGGCGAATCATTGGTGCGTCAACTCTTATATGGAATGAAGTTCTATAAAGATGAATTCGGTCAACAGCCAAGAATTGAGTGGCTTCCAGATACATTTGGATATTGCGCCTCTCTACCTCAATTGTTAAAGAAAGCAGGATTAGAGTACTTTATGACAACCAAAATGAACTGGAATGATACTAATCCATTCCCATATGATTTATTTCATTGGGAGGGAATTGATGGAACAAGAATTCTTTCCTATTTAAATCATGGTTTGAATGAATATACCCATCCAAAAGAAATTGATAATCACTGGAGGAGCTATAAACAAAAGCAACTATATCCAAAACAAATGCTTCTCTATGGTCACGGGGATGGAGGTGGAGGTGTTACACAAGAAATGATTGATTATATAAACCGCTCTACCTCCCTTCCCGGACTTCCAGCAGTGGTGAATAGTACAGCACACGAATTCTTTGATGGTATTCAACAAGAAGATCCCAATTTGCCGACATGGGTTGGAGATATGTATTTAGAGCTTCACCGAGGGACATACACAACACATGCCCGGAATAAGAAATGGAATCGTAAGGCTGAGGTTCTTTTTCGAGAAGCAGAATTTTGGAGTACTATGGCAGCTTACTTTGCAAACGTTGGTACTGCTCCGTCATTGGAAAAAGGGTGGAAATCACTTCTTCTTAACCAATTTCACGATATTATTCCGGGTTCATCAATTCCTGAGGTGTATGAAAAGTCAGAAGCTGATTACAAGGAAATTTTTACTGCCGGTGAGCATGTTAAAAATAATGCTCTTGTAGTATTAGAAAAGCAAATAAATACGCTGGGTGAAGGAACCCCATTCCTTCTATTTAACAGTTTGTCATGGGCGAGGTCAGAAACGGTAAGAATTATCGGGGGATTTGAATTGGCAGGTAAGAAAGCGCTTAATAAGGATGGTGACTTTTTGCCGTCAGACATCCGCCAGCTGAAAAATGGCCAACTGGAATTATCTATTTATGTATCTGACATTCCTCAACTTGGCTACAAGACTATCTGGTTAAAGGATTATGATAATCCAAGTATAAAAGTGAATGAGGAAGTAGGTAGCCGATGGGAAACTGAATATTATTTAGTGGAATGGAATGAAAAAGGGGAAATGCTCCGCTTGTATGACAAAAAGGCACAACGTGAGGTTTTAGCACCTTGTGCACTAGCCAACCAATTTCAGTTGTTTCATGACCGGCCAATCGTGTGGGATGCCTGGGATATTGATCCAAAATTTAATGACCAGCCTGCTGATTCAATAGTTTTGCTAGGTAAAGATATTCAAAAAGGCGAGACACAGGATTCCATTCGTTTTAAATGGCAGTTGTCAAATTCCATTATTGAACAAGAAATGATTCTTTACCATCATAGTAGTCGAATTGATTTTCATACAAAAGTGAACTGGCAGGAGCAACACAAATTATTAAAAGTAGCCTTTCCTGTTGATATCCTTTGTCAAAAAGCCACATATGAAATTCCATTTGGATCAGTGGAGAGAGCAAATCACACGAATACAAGTTGGGAGAGAGCACAGTTTGAAGTGTGCGGTCATCGTTTTGCGGATCTTTCTGAAGCGGGGTATGGTGTCAGCCTGCTCAATGACTGCAAGTATGGATATGACGTAAAACATAATACCCTTCGTCTATCTTTACTTCGAGCTTCTAAATGGCCAGATCCAACAGCTGACTTAGGTAATCACGAATTTACCTACTCGCTGCTTCCACATGAAGGGGATTGGAGAGAAGCGGAAGTAGTTAAGAGAGGTTATGAATTGAATCACCCTATCGTTTGTGTAAACGCCTCCTCTCATAGTGGAAATCTTCCAAACTCACATTCTTTTATCGATTTGAAGAGCAAACACGCTATTCTAGATACATTGAAACCCTCTGAAGATGGTAAGGGGATCATTTTAAGAATGTACGAATCAAGCGGCGGCAGGGAAGAAGTACAAGTAACATTTGTAAAGTCGGTTTTTTCTGCTGATGAAACGAACTTATTGGAGGAAAAACAAGACGCTGTTCCGGTTCAAAAAAATAAATTATCCTCCTATCTTAAGCCGTTTGAAGTAAAAACGATTTTAGTCACATTCTAA
- a CDS encoding response regulator transcription factor, with protein sequence MYKILLADDEPIITKGLKAIIDWEDYGFEIAYTAESGEDALAYLINHPIDILITDILMGEMSGLDLVEEVNKIKPEIKSIVLTGYQEFEYIKQGLLLGIENYLLKPVDEEELLTTIQNTGRKLNSIVNTRQQHDETTLLDNTLWNYLTGEIDQHDFHERLLLYSIEFNEKLYNVSILNIENYQDGEILNKVRSFIEENYSALCLFSPFQEIVIIYGGYDEEDILRQNQNLVEHLHKEQLGTGLFYLSMGKVVNTLDGFEDSFANARENSLLQLNFEPNVLISNKNAMDRQEEIKRQKEIKENIVKKLMNGEDVFLLEIDHFFENLTQQSNLISPQVVKKYTFDLICYIHYSIQHDDFSQYTAAVERIVYSTEISHMTTILKEYCHDLLQAIHQHTHSRSPIVQNVLQYIHSHYHEGLSLKTLGQQFHINAIYLGQLFQKEVGLVFSEYLNRYRLEKAKELLKTTHYRAGEIGKKVGYSDTTYFYKQFKKNIGTTPSEWRKI encoded by the coding sequence ATGTATAAGATACTATTAGCAGATGATGAACCGATTATCACAAAAGGACTAAAGGCCATAATAGATTGGGAGGATTATGGATTTGAAATTGCCTATACTGCCGAAAGCGGGGAGGATGCTCTTGCTTATTTAATTAATCATCCAATTGACATTCTTATCACGGACATTTTAATGGGCGAAATGTCTGGCTTGGATTTAGTTGAGGAAGTGAATAAAATAAAGCCTGAGATTAAGAGTATTGTTTTAACAGGTTATCAAGAGTTTGAGTATATAAAACAAGGATTATTGTTAGGCATTGAGAATTATTTGCTAAAACCAGTAGATGAAGAAGAATTATTAACAACTATCCAAAATACAGGCCGAAAGTTAAATTCGATCGTAAACACCAGGCAGCAGCATGATGAGACAACTCTGTTGGATAATACGTTATGGAACTATTTAACTGGTGAAATAGATCAGCACGATTTTCATGAAAGGTTGTTATTATACAGTATTGAGTTTAATGAAAAGCTTTATAATGTTTCTATATTAAATATTGAGAATTACCAAGATGGAGAGATACTAAACAAAGTTCGTAGCTTTATTGAGGAAAATTATTCAGCACTTTGTCTCTTTAGCCCTTTCCAGGAAATCGTAATCATCTATGGAGGTTATGATGAAGAGGATATATTGAGACAAAATCAAAATCTAGTCGAACATTTACATAAAGAACAGTTAGGGACCGGACTATTTTATTTATCTATGGGAAAGGTAGTCAATACGCTTGATGGATTTGAGGACAGTTTTGCGAATGCAAGGGAAAATAGTTTGCTGCAGTTAAATTTCGAACCCAATGTTCTTATTTCCAATAAAAATGCAATGGATCGGCAGGAAGAAATAAAGAGACAAAAAGAAATTAAAGAAAATATCGTGAAAAAACTAATGAATGGGGAAGACGTATTCTTATTGGAGATTGATCATTTCTTTGAAAATTTGACACAGCAGTCAAATTTAATCTCTCCTCAAGTAGTGAAAAAATATACATTTGATTTAATCTGCTATATCCACTATTCCATACAGCACGATGATTTTTCTCAATATACTGCAGCTGTTGAAAGGATTGTCTATAGTACTGAAATCAGTCATATGACAACCATCCTAAAAGAGTACTGTCATGATTTACTCCAAGCCATTCATCAACATACTCATAGTCGAAGTCCGATTGTGCAAAATGTGCTTCAGTATATTCATTCACATTATCATGAAGGTCTGTCATTAAAAACACTTGGACAGCAGTTTCATATAAACGCCATTTATTTAGGCCAATTATTCCAAAAAGAAGTTGGCTTGGTGTTTTCTGAATACCTGAATCGATATCGATTAGAAAAAGCTAAGGAATTATTAAAAACAACTCATTATCGCGCTGGGGAAATCGGCAAAAAAGTAGGATATTCTGATACAACCTACTTTTATAAACAATTTAAGAAAAATATAGGGACAACACCTAGTGAATGGAGAAAGATTTGA
- a CDS encoding sensor histidine kinase, whose amino-acid sequence MKFKERFTQNVFNRLFLISSITIVVTVIILFVTVSNYYSDIIIQKEVNINTRTLERVEDYFSSKDADINRAIRDLYINGEMINDITFALNNGYGKYLEYHLDRFSKSKSFTPNNIDIYFNGYFSQDSDLNAISLRSYENQSIEYLLINNNVRWNKSVIDLGTNADPSLSQGIPNLNRDGLLKERKLRNTITKRIILNNPVTLKKIGEISFYYSTEWLDKMLRKQEGAPVSFFLIDRNGEIAYSVNKGIPIDMIREVKRETNETKIEWKQENYHINTIANMGEFTYISVIPDKGWQKLTIIRGTMWVVICFLILAAILITFSFTRNYSRRIQNIVKIVRKVENGDLNARIPISKQEDELSKISININSMLTELNKYIEQSYLLNMKQQQAELKALQAQIDPHFLFNTLEAIRMVAVVEGSKTSSKMIFHLSKLFRYTLESKDTVPLYTEIRYVNQYLKLMQFKYPDKLSVDINIPNEVEQTMVQKLILQPIIENYFAHGFKKNQFNNELLILAHQVGEKIDIIVKDNGKGMSEDKLDIIVQHINHEEGDGVKSIGLRNIHQRLKLKYGDQFGISLTSIKDQGTTVKLSIPVQEIKHV is encoded by the coding sequence ATGAAATTTAAAGAACGCTTTACGCAAAATGTATTTAATAGACTGTTTTTGATATCCTCTATCACTATTGTTGTAACCGTTATCATTTTATTTGTTACGGTTTCAAATTATTATTCCGATATTATTATTCAAAAGGAAGTTAATATTAATACACGGACATTAGAAAGAGTAGAAGATTATTTTTCATCCAAGGATGCAGATATTAATAGAGCTATAAGAGATCTTTATATAAATGGAGAAATGATCAATGATATAACTTTCGCTCTCAACAATGGTTATGGAAAATACTTGGAGTACCATTTAGATAGATTTTCGAAAAGTAAATCCTTTACTCCTAATAATATTGATATCTATTTTAATGGTTATTTTAGTCAGGATAGTGATTTAAATGCCATTAGTTTACGTTCATATGAGAATCAATCTATTGAATATTTATTAATCAATAATAATGTCCGCTGGAATAAAAGCGTAATTGACCTTGGTACAAATGCAGATCCTTCTCTTTCTCAGGGAATACCTAACTTAAACAGGGATGGTTTGCTAAAAGAACGAAAGTTAAGAAACACAATAACAAAAAGAATCATACTGAATAACCCAGTAACACTGAAAAAAATTGGTGAAATATCATTTTACTACTCAACAGAATGGTTAGACAAAATGTTAAGAAAGCAAGAAGGAGCACCAGTATCTTTCTTTCTTATTGATAGAAATGGAGAAATTGCTTATTCGGTTAATAAAGGTATCCCGATTGATATGATTAGGGAAGTGAAACGAGAAACAAATGAGACGAAAATAGAGTGGAAGCAAGAAAACTATCACATAAACACGATTGCTAATATGGGGGAATTTACTTACATAAGTGTTATTCCCGATAAAGGATGGCAAAAGCTGACGATCATTAGAGGGACTATGTGGGTTGTTATTTGCTTTCTTATTTTAGCTGCTATTTTAATAACTTTTTCTTTTACCAGGAATTATTCCCGTCGAATTCAAAACATCGTAAAGATAGTTCGTAAGGTAGAAAATGGTGATTTGAATGCACGAATTCCGATATCAAAGCAAGAAGATGAATTATCGAAGATATCTATCAATATCAATTCGATGTTAACAGAGCTAAATAAGTATATTGAACAATCCTACCTGTTGAATATGAAGCAGCAGCAAGCCGAATTAAAAGCCCTTCAGGCACAAATAGATCCGCATTTTCTATTTAACACACTTGAGGCCATCCGAATGGTTGCAGTTGTAGAGGGTTCTAAAACATCCAGTAAAATGATTTTTCATTTATCTAAGCTTTTTCGTTATACTTTGGAATCTAAAGATACCGTACCGCTTTACACTGAAATCAGATATGTTAATCAATACTTGAAATTGATGCAATTTAAATATCCAGATAAATTAAGTGTGGATATCAACATTCCAAATGAAGTGGAACAAACAATGGTACAAAAATTAATATTACAGCCAATAATTGAAAATTATTTTGCTCATGGTTTCAAAAAAAATCAATTTAATAATGAATTATTAATCCTTGCCCACCAAGTAGGTGAAAAAATAGATATCATCGTGAAAGATAATGGCAAAGGAATGTCTGAAGATAAACTAGACATCATTGTTCAACATATTAATCATGAAGAAGGTGATGGTGTGAAATCAATCGGATTAAGAAATATTCATCAACGTCTAAAGCTTAAATATGGGGACCAGTTTGGAATTTCCTTGACCAGCATCAAAGATCAAGGTACAACGGTTAAGTTGTCTATTCCTGTGCAGGAGATCAAACATGTATAA
- a CDS encoding ABC transporter substrate-binding protein: MKKKFVILLALVLSIGTILSACTSKESSNEENGGKDGDPYEIKWYTIGTPQKDTDKVFDEVNKYLKEKINATVKMTQIDWGDWAQKSQVMINSGEQFDIIFTNGTDYVQNSQKGAFMALDDMLNNEGKEMKEVIDPQFLEGIKIDGKIYGIPANKEVARQTVYTFNKRLVDQYNFDISKVGSLEDLEPMLKTIKEKESGVTPMATFKAFLRYDYVFNGEMPFAFPFEGETDQVINPFDTDEAMNMFKTMHKYYKAGYLKEDAATSKDTWPMDVENWFVRMGGSQPYADLLWSRSAKYEVVSAPAEPPTIVNDSVSGSIQAISATSKNPKKAMEFLNLLNTDSYLRNLVDKGIEGTHYKKNEDGTIEDLPARIDSYNMPSYSLGNHFILDLYKEDPKDKWEKFEEFNASAVKSPTLGFNFNSDPVRSELASITNISKEFYPALGTGSVDPEEYLPKFNKKLKEAGIDKVLKEIQKQYDEWKSKQ, encoded by the coding sequence ATGAAGAAAAAATTTGTGATTCTATTAGCACTAGTTCTATCGATTGGAACAATCCTATCTGCATGCACCAGCAAAGAAAGCTCAAATGAGGAAAACGGCGGAAAAGATGGAGACCCATACGAAATTAAATGGTACACCATCGGAACACCTCAAAAGGATACGGATAAAGTATTCGATGAGGTAAATAAGTACCTAAAGGAGAAAATAAATGCCACTGTGAAAATGACTCAAATTGATTGGGGTGATTGGGCTCAAAAATCGCAAGTTATGATCAATTCAGGTGAACAATTTGACATCATTTTTACAAACGGAACCGATTATGTTCAAAATTCCCAAAAGGGTGCATTTATGGCTCTTGATGATATGTTGAATAATGAAGGAAAAGAGATGAAAGAGGTTATTGATCCTCAGTTTTTAGAAGGTATCAAGATTGATGGTAAAATTTACGGTATTCCTGCTAATAAAGAGGTAGCAAGACAAACGGTTTATACGTTTAATAAACGACTTGTAGACCAATACAACTTCGATATTTCTAAAGTGGGTTCTTTAGAAGATTTAGAGCCAATGCTGAAAACTATTAAGGAAAAAGAATCTGGTGTTACACCAATGGCTACATTTAAAGCATTTTTACGCTATGACTATGTCTTTAATGGTGAAATGCCCTTTGCATTCCCATTTGAAGGGGAAACAGATCAAGTGATTAATCCATTTGATACAGATGAAGCTATGAATATGTTTAAAACGATGCATAAATATTATAAAGCTGGCTATCTAAAAGAAGATGCTGCTACAAGTAAAGACACATGGCCAATGGATGTGGAAAATTGGTTTGTACGTATGGGTGGATCACAGCCATATGCTGATTTACTTTGGTCCCGTTCAGCTAAATACGAGGTTGTGTCTGCACCTGCTGAACCGCCAACCATTGTAAATGACTCTGTTTCTGGTTCAATTCAGGCCATTTCGGCTACATCTAAAAATCCTAAAAAAGCAATGGAATTCCTAAATTTGCTTAATACAGATTCCTATCTTCGTAACCTCGTAGATAAAGGAATTGAGGGCACCCACTATAAGAAAAACGAAGATGGAACAATAGAAGATCTTCCTGCACGTATCGACAGCTATAATATGCCATCCTATTCTTTAGGAAACCATTTCATCCTAGACCTATACAAAGAAGATCCTAAGGATAAATGGGAGAAATTCGAAGAATTTAATGCTTCTGCCGTTAAATCACCAACCCTTGGTTTCAATTTTAATAGTGATCCAGTTCGCTCAGAGCTTGCTTCGATAACGAATATTTCGAAGGAGTTTTATCCGGCGCTTGGAACAGGTTCAGTGGATCCGGAAGAATATCTGCCTAAATTCAATAAAAAATTGAAAGAGGCTGGAATCGATAAAGTATTAAAAGAAATTCAAAAGCAATATGATGAATGGAAAAGCAAACAATAA
- a CDS encoding carbohydrate ABC transporter permease, whose amino-acid sequence MGELRGDKKRKKYRDPQQISPVVNIIISVFLAILAFMCVFPFIYVIIISFTSEESIVRNGFQLFPKEWSTDAYLYLWSMKERLFRSYGVTILVTILGTIISVLMITFYAYAISRPQFKYRKFFTFLAFFTMLFSGGLVPTYIIVTQFLGLKNTIWALILPLALNAFYIIIMRTFFLKSVSESILESARIDGASEWRIFFQIIFPLSLPGIATIALFSTLGYWNDWFTALLYIDNPNLVPLQALLMKIEANLEFMRQNLDVGSIQQSLFDTIPQESAKMAMVVIATLPIAVSYPFFQKYFISGLTIGGVKE is encoded by the coding sequence ATGGGAGAGCTAAGAGGGGATAAGAAAAGGAAAAAGTATCGAGACCCCCAGCAAATCTCCCCTGTCGTAAACATAATTATCAGTGTGTTTCTGGCAATATTAGCATTCATGTGTGTATTTCCATTTATCTATGTTATCATAATTTCTTTTACAAGCGAAGAAAGTATTGTAAGAAATGGATTTCAGCTATTTCCAAAAGAGTGGAGTACTGATGCATATCTTTATTTATGGAGTATGAAGGAACGATTATTCCGTTCTTATGGCGTTACCATTCTTGTTACTATCCTCGGGACCATTATAAGTGTGTTAATGATTACCTTTTATGCTTACGCTATTTCAAGACCGCAATTTAAATATCGGAAATTCTTTACTTTCCTAGCCTTTTTCACAATGCTTTTCAGCGGCGGTCTAGTACCGACTTATATAATTGTTACTCAATTTTTAGGATTGAAAAATACAATTTGGGCATTAATTTTACCGCTTGCATTGAATGCTTTCTATATCATCATAATGAGGACATTTTTCCTGAAATCAGTTTCCGAATCAATATTAGAATCAGCGCGAATTGATGGAGCTAGTGAATGGAGGATTTTTTTCCAAATCATCTTTCCACTGTCATTACCGGGTATTGCCACAATTGCATTGTTTAGCACATTAGGTTATTGGAATGACTGGTTTACGGCTTTGTTGTATATAGATAATCCGAATTTAGTGCCGTTACAAGCATTACTAATGAAAATAGAAGCAAACCTTGAATTTATGAGGCAAAATTTAGATGTTGGCTCAATACAACAAAGTTTATTTGATACGATTCCACAAGAGTCAGCTAAAATGGCAATGGTTGTTATCGCCACGTTACCAATAGCAGTTTCATACCCGTTCTTCCAAAAGTACTTCATCAGCGGACTAACTATTGGCGGCGTTAAAGAATAA
- a CDS encoding ABC transporter permease, translating into MKRFARDLYKNRVWLLMVLPGTIWLLVFSYLPMFGQVLAFKKFRIHPDGFFASVINSEWVGWDNFKYLFSTNDAWIITRNTLLYNIIFIVVGLIAAVGIAILLNELVNKKQSKIYQTSILFPHFISWVIGSYFVFTFLSTDHGLMNHVLSWFNIDPISWYSESKYWPFILVFMSLWKGIGYGSIVYLASIVGIDRTYYEAAMIDGASKWKQIKHVTLPMLKPLMIILTIMNIGKIFNSDFGLFYQVPRDSGALYSVTNVIDTFVYRGLMNLGDIGMSTAAGLYQSVVGFTLVMITNYIVRKIDEESALF; encoded by the coding sequence TTGAAAAGATTTGCACGTGATCTATATAAAAATCGAGTCTGGCTTCTAATGGTCCTGCCTGGAACCATTTGGTTATTGGTATTCTCCTATTTACCTATGTTTGGACAAGTATTAGCTTTTAAGAAATTTCGAATCCATCCAGACGGTTTTTTTGCAAGCGTTATCAATAGTGAATGGGTAGGTTGGGATAACTTTAAATATTTGTTCAGTACAAATGATGCATGGATTATAACAAGAAATACTCTCTTATATAATATTATCTTTATTGTTGTTGGGCTTATTGCTGCTGTGGGAATAGCCATTTTGCTTAATGAGCTAGTGAATAAAAAGCAATCAAAAATTTATCAAACTTCTATCCTTTTCCCACATTTTATTTCCTGGGTTATTGGCAGCTATTTTGTTTTTACTTTCTTAAGTACTGATCATGGCCTAATGAATCATGTACTCAGTTGGTTCAATATTGATCCCATTTCATGGTATAGCGAGTCAAAATATTGGCCATTTATTCTAGTATTTATGAGCTTGTGGAAAGGTATAGGTTACGGCAGTATCGTATATTTAGCATCTATAGTTGGAATTGACCGAACATATTACGAGGCAGCAATGATTGATGGTGCTTCAAAATGGAAGCAAATAAAACATGTTACTTTACCAATGCTTAAGCCATTAATGATTATTTTAACCATTATGAATATCGGAAAGATCTTTAACTCGGACTTCGGATTGTTCTATCAGGTACCAAGAGATTCCGGAGCATTGTATTCGGTTACAAATGTTATTGATACATTCGTATACCGAGGTCTTATGAATCTTGGGGATATCGGTATGAGTACAGCAGCCGGTCTTTATCAGTCCGTTGTAGGTTTTACCCTTGTCATGATTACGAATTACATAGTCAGAAAAATTGATGAGGAAAGTGCATTGTTTTAA